A single genomic interval of Agarivorans aestuarii harbors:
- the prfC gene encoding peptide chain release factor 3 yields MSNASLLQDIASRRTFAIISHPDAGKTTITEKVLLFGNAIQKAGTVKGRGNATHAKSDWMEMEKERGISVTTSVMQFPFNDCIVNLLDTPGHEDFSEDTYRTLTAVDSCLMVIDAAKGVEDRTRKLMEVTRLRDTPIVTFMNKLDRDIRDPMEVMDEVESELNIMCAPITWPIGCGKLFKGVYHILKDEVILYQTGKGHTIQDAQIIKGLDNPEVEAAIGDELSETLRDELELVIGASNEFDHELFLSGELTPVYFGTALGNFGVDHMLEGLTNWAPAPKPRATDVGEVSANDASFSGFVFKIQANMDPKHRDRIAFMRIVSGEYNKGMKMRHVRLGKDVSISDAVTFMAGDRSAAEKAIAGDIIGLHNHGTIQIGDTFSQGEAMKFTGIPNFAPEMFRRIRLKDPLKQKQLLKGLIQLSEEGAVQLFRPMRNNDLIVGAVGVLQFDVVVHRLRTEYKVEAVYEGISVATARWCGSEDTKKFEEFKKKAHDNLALDGGDNLTYLAPTMVNLNLATERYPEVKFMQTREH; encoded by the coding sequence ATGTCTAACGCTTCACTCTTGCAAGATATTGCTAGCCGAAGAACCTTTGCAATTATCTCTCACCCGGATGCGGGTAAAACCACCATTACTGAAAAAGTATTGTTATTCGGAAACGCGATTCAAAAAGCCGGCACGGTAAAAGGCCGCGGCAATGCGACTCATGCTAAATCTGACTGGATGGAGATGGAGAAAGAACGTGGCATCTCGGTAACCACATCGGTGATGCAGTTCCCGTTCAACGATTGTATTGTAAACCTGCTAGATACTCCCGGACACGAAGATTTCTCGGAAGATACTTACCGTACCTTAACCGCCGTTGACTCCTGTTTAATGGTGATTGATGCCGCTAAAGGTGTAGAAGATCGTACTCGTAAATTAATGGAAGTAACGCGCTTGCGCGATACTCCTATCGTTACTTTCATGAACAAATTGGACCGCGATATTCGTGACCCAATGGAAGTGATGGACGAGGTAGAAAGCGAACTTAACATTATGTGCGCTCCAATTACGTGGCCAATTGGCTGCGGTAAATTGTTTAAAGGTGTCTACCACATTCTTAAAGATGAAGTGATTCTTTACCAAACTGGTAAAGGCCACACCATTCAAGACGCGCAAATCATTAAGGGTTTAGACAACCCAGAAGTGGAAGCAGCCATTGGTGATGAGCTTAGCGAAACTTTGCGTGATGAGCTTGAACTTGTTATCGGTGCATCTAACGAATTTGACCATGAGTTGTTCTTAAGTGGTGAGCTTACCCCTGTGTATTTTGGTACAGCCTTAGGTAACTTTGGTGTTGACCACATGTTAGAAGGTTTAACTAACTGGGCGCCAGCACCCAAACCTCGCGCTACCGATGTGGGCGAAGTAAGTGCCAATGATGCTAGCTTCTCTGGCTTTGTATTTAAGATCCAAGCGAATATGGACCCTAAACACCGAGACCGTATCGCCTTTATGCGCATTGTGTCGGGCGAATACAACAAGGGTATGAAGATGCGCCATGTTCGCTTAGGTAAAGATGTGAGCATTTCGGATGCCGTTACCTTTATGGCGGGTGATCGTTCCGCTGCTGAAAAAGCCATTGCGGGCGACATTATTGGTTTGCATAACCATGGCACCATTCAAATAGGCGACACCTTTAGCCAAGGTGAAGCGATGAAGTTTACTGGTATTCCTAACTTTGCACCGGAAATGTTCCGCCGCATTCGTCTAAAAGATCCTTTGAAGCAAAAGCAATTGCTTAAAGGTTTGATTCAGTTGTCTGAAGAAGGTGCAGTGCAGTTGTTCCGCCCAATGCGTAACAATGATTTAATTGTTGGTGCGGTAGGTGTGCTGCAGTTTGACGTAGTGGTGCATCGCCTCCGTACCGAGTATAAAGTGGAAGCGGTATACGAAGGCATTAGTGTTGCCACTGCACGTTGGTGTGGCAGTGAAGATACTAAAAAGTTTGAAGAGTTTAAGAAAAAGGCTCACGACAACTTAGCCTTAGATGGCGGTGACAACCTCACCTACTTAGCGCCTACTATGGTTAACTTAAACCTAGCGACAGAGCGCTATCCAGAGGTTAAGTTTATGCAAACCCGCGAGCATTAA
- a CDS encoding PEP-CTERM sorting domain-containing protein → MKLKDVLFTVVGLLASFASHASIITFDELSNGEIVNGQYQLSHGVSIDATNVRVGQNNLAVAFDTSLINTQDPDLESPFSNINQPNLGVSNPGNVLIIHENPSSCDGLICNNPDDEGRRPAGYFTINFSSAVYLESIDFFDIELAENGYTPQNAIHLFDAQNNEIFPTDFYTPHTGGDNTWDRLNFEVAEVASMRIHLNGSGAIDNIRFSVPEPGSIALFALACFGLVARRFK, encoded by the coding sequence TTGAAACTCAAAGATGTACTGTTTACCGTTGTAGGCTTACTGGCCTCTTTTGCAAGCCACGCCAGCATTATCACTTTTGATGAGCTGAGCAACGGTGAAATTGTTAATGGCCAATACCAGCTAAGCCATGGCGTTAGCATTGATGCTACCAACGTACGCGTGGGCCAAAACAACCTAGCCGTCGCCTTTGATACCAGCTTGATTAATACGCAAGACCCCGACCTTGAATCACCCTTTAGTAACATTAATCAGCCAAACCTTGGTGTTTCTAACCCAGGTAATGTGTTGATCATCCATGAGAATCCAAGTTCTTGTGATGGCCTTATCTGTAATAACCCTGATGATGAAGGACGTCGCCCAGCCGGTTACTTCACCATTAACTTCTCTAGCGCAGTGTATTTAGAAAGCATCGACTTCTTCGATATCGAATTAGCAGAAAATGGCTATACACCACAAAATGCCATTCACTTGTTTGATGCACAAAACAACGAAATTTTCCCAACTGATTTCTACACTCCGCATACCGGCGGTGACAATACTTGGGATCGTTTGAACTTCGAGGTGGCCGAAGTAGCCTCAATGCGTATTCATCTAAACGGTTCTGGCGCTATCGATAACATTCGCTTCTCGGTTCCTGAGCCTGGCAGCATCGCCCTATTTGCCCTCGCCTGTTTTGGCTTAGTAGCAAGACGCTTTAAATAA
- a CDS encoding ABC transporter permease: MSQTQVPAWVSVALLPAINVFAAFLVSALLFMYIDISPIDAIKVMWTGAFGYAEGIGYTLYYTTGFIFTGLAVAIAFHAGLFNIGGEGQAYIGGLGVGLVCLTLGEFAPWYVVFPVAIIVGGLFGAAWAFIPAYLQAKRGSHIVITTIMFNFIAASLMAYLLVDILKPETTMATESRVFAASSWLPKMHEMLSWVGVSMSASPLNLSFIFALLCCLLLWLFIWHTRWGYEIRSVGSNPSAATYAGISYVKIVIIAMLISGMLAGFFGLNVLQGELHQIKLNFVEGFGFTGIAVALMGRNHPLGVLLASLLFGFLYQGGAELSFEYGVDRNIVVVLQGLVILFSGALEHMFKPSLERTYLKLFAKKPSPSEGVA; the protein is encoded by the coding sequence ATGAGCCAAACTCAAGTACCTGCATGGGTCAGCGTTGCCCTATTACCTGCAATCAACGTGTTTGCCGCATTTTTAGTGTCGGCCTTGCTGTTTATGTATATCGACATATCACCCATCGATGCGATTAAAGTGATGTGGACCGGCGCGTTTGGCTATGCCGAAGGCATTGGTTATACCTTGTATTACACCACTGGATTTATCTTTACCGGTTTAGCCGTGGCTATCGCCTTTCACGCTGGTTTATTTAATATTGGTGGCGAAGGCCAAGCATATATTGGTGGCTTAGGGGTTGGTTTAGTCTGCTTAACCTTAGGCGAGTTTGCGCCTTGGTATGTGGTATTCCCTGTCGCCATTATTGTGGGTGGTTTATTTGGTGCAGCTTGGGCGTTTATCCCTGCTTACTTACAAGCCAAGCGTGGTTCACACATCGTAATCACCACCATCATGTTCAACTTTATTGCAGCCTCATTAATGGCCTATTTACTGGTTGATATTCTTAAACCTGAGACCACAATGGCCACCGAAAGCCGAGTTTTTGCGGCGTCTTCTTGGCTACCCAAAATGCATGAAATGCTTAGCTGGGTGGGTGTGAGCATGTCTGCGAGCCCGCTCAATTTAAGCTTCATTTTCGCCTTACTGTGCTGTTTGTTGCTGTGGTTATTTATTTGGCATACGCGCTGGGGCTACGAAATACGCTCGGTAGGTTCTAACCCTAGCGCTGCCACTTATGCAGGTATTAGCTACGTTAAAATCGTGATTATTGCGATGTTGATATCGGGCATGCTGGCTGGCTTCTTTGGCCTTAACGTACTGCAAGGTGAACTACACCAAATCAAATTAAACTTTGTAGAAGGTTTTGGCTTTACCGGTATTGCTGTAGCCCTGATGGGCCGCAACCACCCTCTTGGTGTATTACTCGCCAGCTTACTGTTTGGTTTCCTATACCAAGGTGGCGCAGAGTTAAGTTTTGAGTACGGTGTAGACCGTAACATCGTTGTTGTTCTTCAGGGTTTGGTGATTCTATTCTCAGGCGCTTTAGAGCACATGTTCAAGCCATCGCTTGAACGTACTTACCTCAAGCTTTTTGCTAAAAAACCAAGCCCATCAGAAGGAGTCGCTTAA
- a CDS encoding BMP family lipoprotein: MKTFTTNLTAAALAVASFSALAAKPAVVYDTAGKFDKSFNEAVFRNGVEVFKKEKGVDVREFEPQNEAQREQGLRRLAGRGFSPIVAVGFNMASAVEKVAAEYPDTQFTIIDMVIDKPNVQSVVFKEHEGSFLVGALAAKVSNTNTVGFVGGMDIPLIRKFACGYEQGAVYANANTKVLQNMTGSTPAAFADPAKGSELAKSQFSQGADVIYAAAGGTGLGVYQAAKDAGKYAIGVDSNQNHLQPGTMLTSMVKKVGAVAYSTWEEGMNGTWQPGIKALGLKEDSVDWAQDEHNASLITPELKAYVEGIKADIISGKITVHDYMSDNTCNY; this comes from the coding sequence GTGAAAACATTCACAACCAACCTTACAGCTGCAGCTTTAGCAGTTGCCTCTTTTAGTGCGTTAGCCGCTAAACCAGCCGTTGTTTATGATACTGCCGGCAAATTTGATAAATCATTCAATGAAGCTGTTTTTCGCAATGGCGTAGAAGTATTTAAAAAAGAAAAAGGCGTTGATGTACGCGAATTTGAACCACAGAATGAAGCGCAACGCGAACAAGGTTTACGCCGTTTAGCGGGCCGCGGATTCAGCCCAATTGTTGCTGTAGGCTTTAACATGGCCTCAGCCGTTGAGAAAGTAGCAGCCGAATACCCTGATACTCAGTTCACCATTATCGACATGGTGATTGATAAACCCAACGTTCAATCGGTGGTATTTAAAGAACACGAAGGTTCTTTCTTAGTTGGTGCCTTGGCAGCCAAAGTATCTAACACCAATACCGTTGGTTTTGTAGGCGGTATGGACATCCCGCTTATCCGTAAATTTGCCTGTGGCTATGAGCAAGGTGCGGTTTATGCCAATGCCAACACCAAAGTACTGCAAAACATGACTGGTTCTACGCCAGCTGCTTTTGCCGATCCAGCTAAAGGCTCAGAGCTAGCTAAATCTCAGTTTTCTCAAGGTGCTGACGTTATCTATGCAGCAGCAGGCGGAACCGGTTTAGGTGTTTACCAAGCCGCTAAAGATGCAGGCAAATATGCCATTGGTGTTGATTCAAACCAAAACCACTTACAGCCAGGCACTATGTTGACCTCAATGGTTAAGAAAGTGGGCGCCGTTGCTTACAGTACTTGGGAAGAAGGCATGAACGGTACTTGGCAGCCAGGTATTAAAGCCTTAGGTCTTAAGGAAGATTCTGTTGATTGGGCGCAAGATGAGCACAATGCTTCATTAATCACTCCAGAATTGAAAGCATACGTAGAGGGAATTAAAGCCGATATTATTTCTGGCAAAATTACTGTTCATGACTACATGTCGGACAACACCTGTAACTACTAA
- a CDS encoding alkyl/aryl-sulfatase translates to MNIRFVPSTLTLALMVSFGVSADYASLENYQGKPASEHTKQANAELAKQLPWADNSAFIRTQRGLIAEFGSHQAGELKQRFSYMQSMSPEQLPETVNPSIWRQGMLNYAAGGLYQVTDGVYQIRGADLSNMTIYRTDNGYVIHDPLLSREAAAASWEFAKLHLPTINGTHTITGMIYSHMHADHFGGSRGILDSGDMLENAPIYAPKDFIKELADENVIAGTAMGRRANYQYGTTLDNNTKGIVDNALGLGVSRGEVTLVAPTHEIQSREKELVIDGLSFLAINMPGAEAPAEMVLYVPKYRSLNTAELTYDGMHNIYTFRGAKVRDSLVWTKYLTELKLRFVDSGLVDNIHAAHSAPVWNEANTEQNEISEYMTLQRDNYGFIHNQSMRLANHGVTIHDVGREIEKIVPQVQKDTWHTNGYHGSYSHNARAVVNLYLGYHDLNPVNTNPLKTKDKSCVYVEAAGADVLYHAGKGHFEKGNYQQAAQLFNDLVQCDPNNIDYRFALADSFEQQGYQSETMAWRNSYLQGAVELRTGAIQPSIKLASADVIANTPTGMFLDFVAVKLNAEKAEQANLNFSFSVSHPELHEHYYGEVSNANMANIQVDSLPKTDVALSISKNDLTQVVLGKTSLEQLLKEGGASLQGDAKQIETLVSCLDEFDGLFEILPMPSGK, encoded by the coding sequence ATGAATATTCGTTTTGTACCTTCTACCTTAACCTTGGCTTTAATGGTTTCCTTTGGTGTATCTGCAGATTATGCCAGCTTAGAAAACTACCAAGGTAAACCTGCCTCAGAGCATACTAAACAGGCTAATGCTGAGCTTGCTAAGCAATTACCGTGGGCAGACAACAGCGCATTTATACGTACCCAGCGGGGTCTTATTGCAGAATTTGGCAGCCATCAAGCGGGTGAACTGAAGCAACGTTTTAGCTATATGCAGAGCATGAGCCCTGAGCAATTGCCAGAAACGGTCAATCCCTCTATTTGGCGTCAAGGTATGCTTAACTATGCCGCTGGTGGTTTGTATCAGGTGACCGATGGTGTATATCAGATCCGTGGGGCCGATCTCTCTAATATGACCATTTATCGCACCGATAACGGCTATGTTATTCACGACCCATTGTTGTCGCGTGAAGCAGCGGCTGCATCCTGGGAATTTGCCAAACTACATCTACCTACAATAAATGGTACTCATACCATTACTGGGATGATTTACTCACATATGCATGCTGATCATTTTGGCGGCTCACGTGGTATTTTGGATTCAGGGGATATGCTTGAAAATGCCCCCATTTACGCACCTAAAGACTTCATCAAAGAACTTGCCGACGAAAATGTAATTGCTGGAACAGCAATGGGGCGTCGAGCCAATTATCAATACGGTACTACCTTAGATAACAATACCAAGGGCATTGTAGATAACGCCCTTGGCCTAGGGGTTTCTCGTGGCGAGGTGACCTTAGTGGCACCTACTCATGAAATTCAATCTCGTGAAAAAGAGTTAGTAATTGATGGCCTTTCTTTCCTTGCCATTAATATGCCTGGAGCAGAAGCGCCTGCAGAAATGGTGCTTTATGTTCCTAAGTACCGCTCATTGAACACCGCTGAATTAACCTATGACGGCATGCATAATATCTACACCTTCCGCGGTGCAAAAGTACGCGACTCGCTGGTTTGGACTAAGTATCTGACCGAATTGAAGTTGCGCTTTGTTGATAGTGGTTTAGTGGATAACATTCATGCGGCCCACTCTGCACCTGTTTGGAATGAAGCCAATACCGAGCAAAATGAAATCTCTGAGTACATGACCTTACAAAGAGATAATTATGGCTTTATTCACAACCAGTCAATGCGTTTAGCTAATCACGGTGTCACCATTCATGATGTTGGCCGTGAAATCGAGAAAATTGTACCGCAAGTACAAAAAGATACTTGGCATACCAATGGCTACCATGGCTCTTATAGCCACAATGCACGAGCCGTTGTGAACCTATATTTGGGTTACCATGACCTGAATCCTGTAAATACTAATCCACTGAAAACTAAAGATAAGTCTTGTGTATATGTGGAAGCTGCAGGAGCTGATGTTTTGTACCATGCAGGTAAGGGGCATTTTGAAAAGGGGAATTATCAACAAGCGGCTCAGTTGTTCAACGATTTGGTACAGTGTGACCCAAACAATATAGATTACCGTTTTGCCCTAGCAGACAGTTTTGAGCAGCAAGGTTATCAATCAGAAACCATGGCTTGGCGTAACTCTTATTTGCAAGGCGCTGTTGAACTGCGCACCGGGGCAATCCAGCCATCAATTAAACTTGCATCTGCCGACGTAATTGCCAATACGCCAACCGGAATGTTCCTCGATTTTGTCGCGGTGAAACTGAATGCTGAAAAAGCGGAGCAAGCTAACTTAAACTTTAGTTTTAGCGTATCGCATCCTGAATTGCATGAGCACTATTACGGTGAGGTGTCTAATGCCAATATGGCTAACATTCAGGTCGACAGTTTGCCTAAAACCGATGTGGCTTTATCCATTAGCAAAAACGACCTCACGCAAGTGGTGCTGGGTAAAACAAGCTTGGAACAGTTGTTAAAAGAGGGCGGCGCTAGCTTACAAGGTGATGCTAAACAGATAGAAACTTTAGTTAGCTGCTTGGATGAGTTTGACGGGCTGTTTGAAATCCTCCCTATGCCAAGCGGTAAATAA
- a CDS encoding LysR family transcriptional regulator, whose product MNKSIDLNLLKVFIAVYRHRSITVAAEAMHLTQPGVSGILKRLQEQLGVKLFTRDGRGIAPTHHARELARKIEPALSQIHNALESLEAFNTQTYRKFVVHAPEPLMLTLLPKLEQDDTLGNIEIELHPTLYNIEQQLSLLNQQQADLVIEFAHHSAASFFSETLFSDQICVIARKKHPRIKGSISVDNYYQEKHITLKLRREDTYLADYFTEELLAERKVAAECDSMMVQMSMVANSDCLAVVSKALAEQFAMSLGLQILSSPFTAIPITYRLMVHNREKSSPANQWLREKLKQCFQ is encoded by the coding sequence ATGAACAAATCAATCGACCTAAATCTACTAAAAGTGTTTATAGCGGTATATCGCCATCGCTCAATTACTGTTGCAGCGGAGGCCATGCATCTAACCCAGCCCGGCGTGAGTGGCATTCTAAAGAGGCTTCAAGAGCAACTCGGAGTTAAACTGTTTACTCGAGACGGCAGGGGTATAGCGCCCACTCATCACGCGCGCGAGTTAGCGAGGAAAATTGAACCCGCACTCAGTCAGATTCACAATGCATTGGAAAGCCTAGAAGCATTTAATACACAAACTTACCGCAAGTTTGTGGTACATGCACCAGAGCCTTTAATGCTAACCCTGCTGCCCAAATTAGAGCAAGACGACACTCTAGGTAACATAGAAATTGAGTTGCACCCCACCCTTTATAACATCGAGCAGCAGCTTAGCCTTTTAAACCAACAACAAGCCGATCTGGTGATTGAATTCGCCCACCATTCCGCAGCATCTTTCTTTTCGGAAACACTGTTTAGTGACCAAATCTGCGTTATTGCGCGTAAAAAACACCCCCGCATTAAGGGCTCAATAAGCGTCGACAACTATTACCAAGAAAAACACATCACACTAAAACTAAGACGGGAAGATACCTATCTTGCAGATTACTTTACCGAAGAACTTCTAGCAGAGCGCAAAGTGGCCGCAGAATGTGACTCAATGATGGTCCAAATGTCTATGGTAGCCAACTCTGATTGCCTTGCCGTGGTCTCTAAAGCACTCGCCGAACAATTTGCCATGAGCCTAGGTCTACAGATCCTTTCTTCCCCTTTTACAGCCATTCCAATCACCTACCGCTTAATGGTTCATAACCGAGAAAAAAGTAGCCCCGCTAACCAATGGCTAAGGGAAAAGTTAAAACAGTGCTTCCAATAA
- a CDS encoding ABC transporter ATP-binding protein, which translates to MIHAADFAIKLEKIDKRFGSVHANRSIDLAIPKGTIHGIIGENGAGKSTLMSIIYGFYHADSGSMQVHGQHYQPHNSQEAIKAGIGMVHQHFMLVDTFTVLENIVLGAEDGWKLEDSLSAARKKLKQLAKDYGLDVPLDAVVGELAVGLQQRVEILKALYRGAKILILDEPTGVLTPQEADHLFTILGKLREQGTTIMIITHKLREVLAITDNVSVMRQGAMVEHVVTAETNQEQLAELMVGRKVLLQVERGEAKPQAPLIEVNKLSYIDSAGVKRVKDISFNVRAGEIVGIAGVSGNGQSEILSLLSGIITPSSGSMTLNGHTIDAESHYNPRSIRSIGVGHIPEDRHKQGLINKFAAKEAYILGYHHLAQYNKGVLQDKQAIEQGCQQSMEKWDVRPADTNLKTANFSGGNQQKLVIAREMEQDPDILLVGQPTRGVDIGAIEYIHQQIIHSRDAGKAVLLVSVELDEIVNLADRIIVVFDGAIVGEVSAEQADEQTLGLMMANIVPEHIKNTAQGGEI; encoded by the coding sequence TTGATTCACGCAGCTGATTTTGCCATTAAACTGGAAAAAATCGATAAGCGCTTTGGCAGCGTTCATGCCAATCGCAGTATCGACCTTGCCATTCCTAAAGGCACAATTCATGGAATTATTGGCGAAAATGGCGCCGGTAAATCCACCCTAATGAGTATTATTTACGGCTTCTATCATGCCGACTCTGGCTCTATGCAGGTACATGGCCAGCATTACCAACCACATAATTCTCAAGAAGCCATCAAGGCGGGTATTGGCATGGTGCACCAGCACTTCATGTTAGTGGATACCTTTACGGTGCTGGAAAACATCGTTCTTGGTGCAGAAGACGGCTGGAAGCTTGAAGATAGTTTAAGCGCAGCGCGTAAGAAGCTTAAGCAACTAGCCAAAGACTACGGTTTAGATGTGCCACTAGATGCCGTTGTTGGTGAGCTAGCGGTAGGTTTGCAGCAACGTGTAGAGATCTTAAAAGCCTTATATCGTGGCGCTAAAATTCTCATTTTGGATGAACCCACTGGGGTACTCACGCCGCAAGAAGCCGATCACTTGTTTACCATTTTAGGTAAGTTACGTGAGCAAGGCACCACCATCATGATTATTACCCATAAGCTTCGTGAAGTATTAGCCATTACCGACAATGTATCGGTGATGCGACAGGGAGCAATGGTTGAACATGTAGTAACAGCTGAAACCAATCAAGAGCAACTTGCAGAGCTAATGGTAGGCCGCAAGGTATTGCTGCAAGTAGAGCGCGGTGAAGCGAAACCACAAGCGCCATTAATTGAAGTGAACAAGCTTAGCTACATAGATAGTGCCGGGGTTAAACGCGTAAAAGATATCTCGTTTAATGTTCGCGCTGGAGAAATCGTTGGTATTGCCGGAGTATCAGGCAATGGTCAGTCAGAAATTCTTAGCTTATTAAGCGGCATTATCACCCCAAGCAGCGGCAGTATGACCTTAAACGGACATACCATTGACGCCGAAAGCCATTACAACCCACGCAGCATTAGGTCCATTGGCGTAGGCCACATTCCTGAAGACCGACACAAGCAAGGGCTTATCAATAAGTTTGCAGCCAAAGAAGCTTATATACTCGGTTATCACCACCTTGCGCAATACAACAAAGGGGTATTGCAAGACAAGCAAGCGATTGAACAGGGCTGTCAACAAAGCATGGAAAAGTGGGACGTTCGCCCCGCAGATACCAACTTAAAAACCGCCAACTTCTCGGGAGGCAACCAACAAAAATTGGTGATTGCTCGCGAGATGGAGCAAGACCCAGATATTCTTCTGGTTGGCCAACCTACCCGTGGCGTAGACATTGGTGCTATTGAATACATTCACCAACAAATCATCCACTCGCGTGACGCAGGTAAAGCAGTATTGCTGGTCTCGGTTGAATTAGATGAAATTGTCAACTTGGCCGATCGAATCATTGTGGTCTTTGATGGCGCGATTGTAGGTGAAGTTAGCGCAGAACAAGCGGATGAACAAACCTTAGGATTAATGATGGCCAACATTGTGCCAGAGCATATAAAAAACACCGCGCAGGGAGGTGAAATATGA
- a CDS encoding TatD family hydrolase, translated as MAWFDTHCHLDFAPFKQDLPSYLAEFKRCNIQGCLVPAVGPENWQTVVGLSFLKMLKIALGYHPCFLDKNALQGEPELLLGELEALGQIVQQHRERLSAWGECGLDGRFPETNAHQEFAFNWQIKAAQQQALPLLIHSVRLHDRVAHLLKQAQFDQGGIIHGFSGSYVQASRFVDLGFKIGVGGTITWPRSEKTRKALKRLPLDALVLETDAPDMPLFEMQQQHNTPLNLSVIFEQLAALRSESPQELEQRLWDNSLQVLRLEP; from the coding sequence ATGGCCTGGTTTGATACCCATTGTCACTTGGACTTCGCGCCATTTAAGCAGGATTTACCCAGTTACTTAGCAGAGTTCAAACGCTGCAATATACAAGGCTGCCTAGTACCTGCTGTGGGCCCAGAAAACTGGCAAACCGTAGTCGGCCTATCTTTCCTAAAAATGTTGAAAATTGCCTTGGGTTACCATCCATGCTTTTTAGATAAAAATGCCTTGCAGGGTGAGCCAGAATTATTGCTTGGAGAATTAGAGGCTTTAGGCCAAATAGTGCAACAGCATCGAGAGCGGCTAAGTGCATGGGGAGAGTGTGGTTTAGACGGTCGTTTCCCCGAAACTAACGCTCATCAAGAGTTTGCCTTTAATTGGCAAATAAAGGCGGCTCAACAACAAGCTTTGCCCTTACTTATCCATTCGGTGCGACTGCATGATCGCGTTGCTCATCTACTCAAACAAGCTCAGTTTGACCAAGGCGGGATTATTCACGGTTTTAGTGGCAGCTATGTACAAGCTAGCCGCTTTGTTGATTTGGGTTTTAAAATTGGCGTAGGCGGCACCATTACTTGGCCGCGTTCAGAAAAAACGCGCAAGGCCTTAAAACGCCTACCGTTAGATGCTTTGGTGCTAGAAACCGACGCACCAGATATGCCTTTGTTTGAGATGCAACAACAGCACAATACGCCACTTAATCTCTCAGTTATTTTTGAGCAATTAGCAGCGCTGCGCAGCGAATCACCTCAAGAGCTTGAGCAGCGCCTATGGGACAACAGCCTACAAGTTTTAAGGCTAGAACCTTAA
- a CDS encoding ABC transporter permease, with product MFETIILMLDATIRVATPLIFASLAGMFCERSGIVNIALEGKLLAAAFVGAATAHVTGSAWLGLLAGIGISVLLALLHGFATITHRGDHVVSGMAINILAAGLTVTLGRHWFHQGGQTPALSGDARFAPIQLPGAEAMADVPVIGLLYSELISGHSALVYLLIITVPLAWYVMFKTRFGLRLRAVGESPAAVDTAGISVVRMRYSAVIICGLLVGIGGVYLSVAQTAQFIPNMSAGKGYMALAALIFGKWRPFTALAACLLFGFLDAMAIRLQGVSIGDFAIPVQAIEAIPYVLTVFLLAGFIGKAIAPKAIGVPYTKERE from the coding sequence ATGTTTGAAACAATTATCTTAATGTTAGACGCCACCATACGGGTTGCGACGCCGCTTATCTTCGCTTCACTGGCCGGCATGTTCTGTGAGCGCTCCGGCATTGTGAATATCGCCTTAGAAGGCAAGTTACTCGCTGCAGCATTTGTTGGTGCAGCAACAGCGCATGTAACGGGTTCGGCTTGGCTAGGTCTGTTGGCAGGTATTGGCATCTCGGTACTATTAGCGCTATTACACGGCTTTGCCACCATTACTCACCGTGGCGATCATGTTGTAAGTGGTATGGCTATTAACATTTTAGCGGCTGGTTTAACGGTGACCCTTGGGCGTCACTGGTTCCACCAAGGCGGTCAAACCCCCGCCTTAAGTGGCGATGCCCGCTTCGCGCCTATTCAATTGCCGGGTGCCGAGGCGATGGCCGATGTACCCGTAATTGGTTTGTTGTATTCAGAGCTAATTAGCGGCCACTCGGCCTTGGTGTATTTGCTAATCATAACCGTGCCTTTAGCGTGGTATGTAATGTTTAAAACCCGCTTTGGATTACGTTTACGAGCGGTGGGTGAATCACCAGCAGCGGTTGATACCGCGGGTATCTCAGTAGTGAGAATGCGTTACAGCGCGGTGATTATCTGTGGCTTACTGGTCGGCATTGGTGGCGTGTACTTGTCGGTGGCGCAAACTGCCCAGTTCATTCCGAACATGAGTGCCGGTAAAGGTTATATGGCGTTAGCCGCGTTGATTTTTGGCAAGTGGCGACCATTTACCGCATTGGCAGCCTGTTTACTGTTTGGTTTCTTGGATGCCATGGCGATACGTTTACAAGGCGTCTCTATTGGCGACTTCGCGATTCCAGTGCAAGCCATTGAAGCGATACCTTACGTACTTACCGTGTTCTTACTGGCAGGCTTTATCGGTAAAGCTATCGCACCAAAAGCGATTGGTGTTCCATATACTAAAGAGCGCGAATAG